The genomic window AATTACGTTAAATATTATAATTAATAAAGGTAAATAACATAATGAACATAGAAAAACTAAAAGACATTGAAACTGAATTTTTTGAAGTATATCCCAAAGGTTTTGAAGACGAAAAGTTACTTCCAATGATAAAAAAGTTTAACCCTGAAAAGCTGGAATTTTATGCAAAAGATGCTTTTTTAAAACAGAACTTTTCAAATCCACATTTCATAACAGAAGCATATTTTAAAACTATTCAAAAATCAGTTATGGTATCTTTGTTTGACAAGGCAAAGCTTCGTGATATTATCAAAGCTTTGAGTTCTTATGAAAAAGATATGTTAAGTATTGAGCTTTATGAGTTATTATATGGAAATAAGAAAAATGGCTTTGAAGGGCTTGTTGAATTTTTGGCTCAGTTTGGCATGGCAAAGTGGACTTTGGTTACTTTAGTACCTTATTGTATAAATAGACAAAAAGAGTTTTTTATTAAACCAACAACAACAAAAAATATCATTAAATATTTGGAAATACCAAACTTGATATATAAATCAAAACCATCTTATGAGTTCTATAAAGAGTATTCAAAAGAATTAAATTTTATAAAGTTAAAAGTTAATAAATCACTAGGATTTGATAATGCTGCATTTACAGGATTTTTAAGAATGGGTATGGAAATTTGTAGTGAATAGGCTTTAAAAGGTAATCTAGTCTATAAAAACTAGACTCTTTTAAAGGTTTTAGATAAGTTTACTTTCGATAACATCACCATTTGAATTAATAGAAATATTAAGTTTCTTATCTTTTTGAGTATTTTCTTCATTTTTAAAAATAATAAGCCATTTTGAATCTAAATTATCTTTTTTAACTGAAACTATTGAAGCATTAATCCAACTTGTTTCTATTTCATGTTGTGCAACTTTTTTCAAAACTTCTTGAGATGCTATATGTTTTGCTTCTAATTGCTCAATTGTAATATCACTTGCTTTTAAATCATTCTTTCCCAATGTTGACAAAGAATAAAAAATTATAACTGATAATACAGGTATGATTTTTAGTAATTTATTTTTCATAAAAAACTTCTAAACATTACTATTTTTATTATCTGTAGTTGTCTCTTTTGCAACAGGAGATAAAGTTTCTTCATCCTCTTTTAATGCTTGTTTGAAATTCTTTATTCCATTTCCTAAGCCTTTTGCTAATTCAGGTATTTTTTTACCACCAAACATCAATAAAATAACTAAAACGATAATGCCTAATTCCATTCCACTTGGTACAGAAAACATGTTGGATATCCTTATAAAAATATTTTGAAATTGTATCTAATTTTTGGAAAAAAAATGTAAGAGTTTTGTAATTATTATTTTTTCATAAAATTATTATTTTTTATTTTTTTCTATAATAACCATATCAAAAGAACTATGCTGAACTACTAAAGCCTTTGTATCTGGAACAACTGAGAGATTATTTATACTTTTTATTTTTGTTTTATAAATATGAATATCATTTTCCAAAATTTTTATTTTTTG from Arcobacter venerupis includes these protein-coding regions:
- a CDS encoding DUF6488 family protein, giving the protein MKNKLLKIIPVLSVIIFYSLSTLGKNDLKASDITIEQLEAKHIASQEVLKKVAQHEIETSWINASIVSVKKDNLDSKWLIIFKNEENTQKDKKLNISINSNGDVIESKLI
- a CDS encoding twin-arginine translocase TatA/TatE family subunit, translating into MFSVPSGMELGIIVLVILLMFGGKKIPELAKGLGNGIKNFKQALKEDEETLSPVAKETTTDNKNSNV